From one Mytilus galloprovincialis chromosome 13, xbMytGall1.hap1.1, whole genome shotgun sequence genomic stretch:
- the LOC143057415 gene encoding uncharacterized protein LOC143057415, giving the protein MLICVLVLYALKLGLCMADQTLVGTEFLFVVPIEYNSSSISKSYIIINNHETNMAFVSVKTPKNPKLLDNRLDITGNSFRKIIIPEDVFSRLFDPAQENSIYIEVTNSVNIDVTVVILTAYDSDSFFVFPLSLLGNSYNVIAPKMSNDSYSFVSLVFPEFSNQITLTFHKMVDLVDFNQAIATSITLVNNITAEVNIKYAYNVIILWYDDDLTGLQITSNTDIAVFAGCAHMTFLNNGNPKFFMIDQVPPTLVLGRDYIISRFGSHHLGGVFILTTSDNTSIIAYNEDSCMYHKGHTNDWDYYEMNSDILFISSSEPIAVVHILESGTSKPSMYYPTPMDGFQKSYEFYIPPSYEQWDIFGITVFTSDSSSIMLNSQSVQATSTGSNDLDIGGVSYSALVYTPDPGQINRINHTSANFGGYVYYERNSSLILHTLGGHYFQRNMTCKSGNNIPGCITPNTSCPYSAPSIRIANESSSILYGGNITLHCLIVAHPAITTFSWGINTSTGFTDITSGGSYSVETDTSAGNNGQANTTLTISNVTFVEKTYTCRAGNNIGDEFVSVTLYVLGDLKPNVKSPKYRTALSGAIISLPCAIVATPSVDYVYWTRTTSNKMIDMTKIRYSGSTTTSPSLNIDLARTSDTGVYNCHANNTVGSTKGPDLVLVVYDNTAVNDGGQSIMTGSNVTAAATTITTTATTAQNPIPVNTIATTYSTSNTSNMTPFVSARPLTLSVNSGENVTLTCDIIGPVTSVYWQKYQDGMVMKIDPTMNTTKTSGATTVVPSLQIYGVSLYDKALYKCFAVNIDKTGSSDYVSLDILDQKLVTFVHIPEAKKSGYLDKKKTEIEKELRINRKTLSSSIRRTTCAPDSRPSATAAGAVGASLMVVVFGTMALMDIPILISALKPLFIINH; this is encoded by the exons ATGTTGATTTGCGTTTTGGTTCTTTATGCTCTAAAATTGG GATTATGTATGGCAGACCAAACACTAGTTGGTACAGAATTTCTTTTTGTTGTTCCGATTGAGTACAATTCGTCATCAATTAGCAAATCTTACATTATCATTAACAACCATGAAACAAATATGGCTTTTGTTAGTGTAAAAACCCCGAAAAACCCTAAACTGCTTGATAACAGACTCGACATCACTGGTAACtcttttagaaaaattataattCCAGAAGATGTGTTCAGTAGATTATTCGACCCTGCACAAGAAAATAGCATTTATATTGAAGTGACGAACAGCGTCAACATTGACGTCACAGTTGTCATCTTAACTGCGTATGATTCGGATTCTTTCTTCGTGTTCCCTCTTTCACTTCTAGGAAATTCCTATAATGTAATCGCACCAAAGATGTCGAACGACTCGTATTCGTTTGTGTCTCTGGTTTTCCCCGAGTTTAGCAACCAGATCACTCTTACCTTCCATAAAATGGTTGATCTTGTAGATTTTAATCAAGCAATAGCTACAAGCATTACTTTGGTAAACAACATCACCGCCGAGGTCAATATAAAGTACGCATACAATGTGATTATCTTGTGGTATGATGACGATTTGACTGGTCTTCAAATTACAAGTAACACAGATATAGCAGTGTTTGCAGGGTGTGCGCACATGACCTTTCTTAATAATGGAAATCCTAAATTCTTTATGATCGACCAAGTACCACCAACTCTCGTCTTGGGACGAGATTATATTATAAGCAGATTTGGATCTCATCATCTTGGAGGTGTATTTATCCTTACAACTTCTGATAATACTTCAATAATAGCGTACAATGAAGATAGTTGCATGTATCACAAGGGTCATACTAATGATTGGGATTACTACGAAATGAACTCAGATATTCTTTTCATTTCATCCAGTGAACCAATAGCAGTTGTCCATATTTTAGAATCGGGTACGTCAAAGCCGTCAATGTATTACCCCACTCCAATGGATGGATTTCAGAAATCTTATGAATTTTACATTCCACCTTCATATGAACAGTGGGATATTTTTGGTATCACGGTTTTCACGTCCGACTCTAGCAGTATCATGCTAAACTCTCAATCGGTTCAGGCTACTTCTACAGGTTCAAATGACCTGGACATTGGTGGTGTGTCGTATTCGGCGCTGGTATATACCCCTGATCCAGGACAAATCAACAGAATAAATCATACCAGTGCAAACTTTGGTGGTTATGTATACTACGAACGTAATTCCTCGCTGATTTTACACACTCTTGGAGGACATTATTTCCAGAGAAATATG ACTTGCAAGTCTGGTAACAACATCCCAGGATGCATTACACCAAACACAAGTTGTCCATATTCAG CTCCCTCTATTAGGATTGCGAATGAAAGCTCCAGTATCCTTTATGGTGGCAATATTACACTGCACTGCCTTATTGTTGCACATCCTGCCATTACGACATTCAGCTGGGGTATCAACACATCCACAGGATTTACTGACATAACTTCCGGTGGATCATACTCGGTAGAGACTGATACCTCTGCAGGCAACAATGGACAAGCTAACACAACATTGACAATCTCGAATGTCACTTTTGTCGAGAAAACATATACTTGTCGTGCTGGTAATAATATTGGGGACGAATTTGTAAGCGTGACGTTATATGTTCTTGGAG atttgaAACCTAATGTTAAAAGTCCAAAGTATAGAACAGCTTTAAGTGGAGCTATCATTTCGTTGCCATGTGCTATCGTTGCGACACCTAGTGTCGACTATGTTTATTGGACAAGAACGACAAGCAATAAAATGATAGACATGACCAAAATTAGATACAGTGGGTCGACAACTACTTCACCCTCTTTAAATATAGATCTAGCTCGTACTTCCGACACCGGAGTATATAACTGCCACGCTAACAATACTGTCGGTAGTACTAAAGGACCTGATTTGGTATTGGTAGTTTACGATAACACTGCCG TAAACGATGGTGGGCAATCCATTATGACAGGTTCTAATGTAACAGCAGCAGcaacaacaataacaacaacagcaacaacaGCACAAAATCCTATTCCAGTTAACACAATAGCAACTACTTATAGtacatcaaacacatcaaacatgaCACCTTTTGTTTCTGCTAGACCTTTAACCTTATCTGTAAACTCAGGAGAAAATGTTACCCTCACATGCGATATTATCGGACCTGTGACGTCAGTCTACTGGCAAAAGTACCAGGATGGAATGGTGATGAAAATTGACCCAACCATGAACACAACTAAAACATCTGGTGCAACGACTGTAGTACCATCCTTGCAGATCTACGGTGTGTCTCTGTACGACAAAGCTTTATACAAATGCTTTGCTGTTAACATTGATAAAACTGGATCCAGTGACTACGTGAGTCTTGACATATTAGATC aaaagttGGTGACTTTTGTTCACATTCCTGAAGCTAAAAAGTCCGGCTACTTGGATAAAAAGAAGACTGAAATAGAGAAAGAACTACGTATAAATAGAAAGACATTATCATCTTCAATACGACGTACGACTTGCGCACCAGATTCACGACCATCAGCAACAGCAGCAGGAGCCGTTGGCGCATCGTTAATGGTGGTTGTTTTTGGAACAATGGCGCTGATGGACATACCCATTTTGATATCAGCTCTGAAACCCTTGTTTATAATTAATCATTGA